Genomic segment of Caproiciproducens sp. NJN-50:
GTAATTTTTTTACTTGATAACATTTTCCAAAATAAATGATTCATACTATTTGCGAAGAAGGCTTTCTATATAGTATACAGCCGGCGCAAAGTGCCGCAGGAAGTTGACACTTCCGGCTGCTTACGGTATAATTCAGGCAATTTCACCCAATTAAACAATATGACGGCGGAGGCGTTTTCATGCTTTTAACGGAATTAATCCGGGATTTGGACTGCACCTGTTCCGGACGGACGGAGATTGAGATAACGGATGTGGTTTATGATTCGAGGAAGGTGACGGAGGGAAGCCTGTTTATCTGTCTGTGCGGGTCTTCAGTCGACAGCCACCAGTTCGCGGGCGCGGCAGTCCAGTCCGGCGCGGCGGCGGTTGTTGCCCAGCGCCCGGTGGAGGCCGGCGGCGCGAGCGTCGTTCTGGTGAAGGACACCCGCCGGGCGATGGCGCTGATTTCCGCGGCGTGGTTCGGGTACCCCGCGAGGGAAATGACCATGGTGGGCATCACGGGGACCAAGGGCAAGACCACCGTTTCCTACATGGTGCGTTCCATTCTCGAAGACGCCGGGATCAAAACGGGGGTGATCGGCACGATCGGCACGGTGATCGGGGACCGGGTGATCAAGACGGAAAACACCACGCCGGAATCCTTTGAGATTCAGTCCTATCTGCGCCAGATGGCGGACGAGGGATGCAAAGCCGCCGTGATGGAGGCGTCCTCCATCGGCCTGCGGGACCACCGTGTTTCCGGAATCACATTCGACTACGGGATTTTCACGAATTTTTCCCCGGATCACATCGGCGGCAATGAGCACAGGGACGTGCGGGAATATATGTCCTGCAAACGCCTGCTGTTCCGGATGTGCAAAACCGGCGTCATCAATAGGGACGATGAAAACTGGCACGGGATTGTGGAAGGCCATACCTGCGAACTGGAAACCTATGGCTTTTCGCCGGATGCGGAGCTTCAGGCCCGGAATGAAGAGCTGGTTTCCCGTCCCGGCTTTCTCGGAGTGAGGTTCGACCTTTCCGGGAGGCTCGATCTTTCAGGGGTGGAGGTCGGCGTCCCCGGGCGCTTCAGCGTATATAACGCCCTGGCGGCGGTGGCTGTCTGCCTCCATTTTCCCGTGACGGAGCGGAATATCAGAGAGGGCCTCGAAAAAGTCAAGGTCCGTGGAAGGGTGGAACCGGTCGAAGTTCCGGGCGGCTATACGCTTCTGATCGATTACGCTCACAACGCGCTCGCAATGAGAAATATTCTTGAGACTCTTCGGGAATATAAGCCCAACCGGCTGATTTGCATGTTCGGCGCCGGGGGAAACCGCGCGCGTTCCCGCCGGTTTGAGATGGGGGAGGAAAGCGGGAGGCTCTCCGACCTCTCCGTGCTGACGGCGGACAATTCCCGCGACGAGGATGTGATGGACATCATCGCCGACATCCGCACGGGGATCGACAGAACGGGTGGGAAATATGTCGTGATACCGGATCGGAAACAGGCAATTAAATACTGCATGGAAAATGCGCGCGACGGGGATATCGTTGTCCTCGCCGGAAAGGGACATGAAGATTATCAGGAGATCAAGGGCGTAAAGTATCATCTGGATGAGCGCGAGGTCATTTCGGACATTTTGGCTGGAAAGCTGTAAGGGGGATCGCTGTAATGAAAATGACAGTTTCGGAAATCGTTTCCGCCTGCGGCGGCCGGCTGCTTTGCGGCGACCCGGGGACCGAGGTGACCTCGGTGTCTACAGACAGCCGCAATATCGCTCCCGGCGCGCTGTTTGTCCCGATCCGGGGCGAGCGGGTGAACGCCCATGAATTCATTCCGGCGGTGCTGCGGGCGGGCGCTGCGGCCGTCCTGACCCAGGAGCATCAGGCCGCGCGGGGACCCGGAGCGTGGATCGCGGCCGGGGATACGAGGGATGCCCTGCAGCGCATCGCGGCTGAGTACCGGAAACGTTTTTCGCTTCCTGTGGTCGGCATCACGGGAAGCGTGGGCAAGACATCCACAAAGGAAATGGTTGCGCTGGCTCTTTCGGCGAAGATGGACGTTATGAAGACCAGCGGAAACAACAACAGCCAGGTTGGAGTGCCCCTGACGATCTTCCGCCTGTCTGAAACATATGACGCTGCGGTGGTGGAAATGGGGATGAGCGAATTCGGCGAAATGAGCCGCATCGCGCAAGTCGCCGCGCCGGATTACGCGGTGATGACGAACATCGGCGTTTCGCATATTCAGCAGCTCGGCAGCCGTCAGAATATCCTTGCGGAGAAGCTGCATATCACCGACTGCTTTCATCAGGGCTCGGTCCTCTTCCTGAATGGGGACGACGCCATGCTCCATGAGCTTGCCGGCACGCTGCCGTTTGAAACCGTTCTGTTCGGCACCGGGACGGACTGCGCTTTCCGGGCGGAGCGGGTGGAAAGCGCAGGGGAATCGACCCGGTTTTTCTATCTCGCGCCGAATGGAGAAAGGGGAGAGGCCGTCATTCCCATCATCGGCGCGCACCATGTTCTAAACGCCCTGGCGGGACTCGCCGTCGCGCAGCGGCTGGGTGTTCCGCTTTCCGCCGCCGCCGCCGCTCTTTCAGGCTATCAGGCGCCCGCCATGAGGCAGCAGATCCGCCGCACGGGAAACGGCGTCACCGTGATTGACGACAGCTATAACTCCAGTCCGGACGCGGCCAAAAGCAGCCTCGGCGTCCTCAAATCCTTCCGGGGCGGAAAACGGGTGGCCGTGCTGGCGGATATGCTGGAACTGGGGAATTATTCCTCCGAGGCTCATGCCGATGTCGGCGCTTTTGCCGCCAATTCCGAAGTCGATCTTCTGATCACCGTCGGGACACGCGCCGGCGCGATGGCGGGGGGAGCGCGCTCTGTCCGACCCGATATGGACTGCCGCGTCTGCGAGAATAATCGGCAGGCTTGTGAAATACTGAAATCCCTGCTGAAACCGGGCGACGCGGTTCTGGTGAAGGGCTCCCGCTCCATGCATACGGAAGAAATCGTTTCGTTTTTGCTGTATTAGCTGAAATACTTGACAAAGATTTCTCCGATATTCTTGTAAAAATTCTACAAAATTCTTCCTGAATATCCTTTTTTAGTTGCATCTGTTACCGTTATGTGATATTATGTTACTAAGTTGTAACAGTTGGTAACAAATCGTAATTGGATTGGAAGGATGTTTCGTGGGATTCAGACGTGCAATGGCTTTGGCCGCCGTATTTGTGACCGGTTTTATTTTGTGTGGAACCCTTGCGTTTCAGGCGGTCCCCGCGGCGGCGGCGGAAACAAAAACGGGCGTCGGCCTTTCGGAACATGCTCTGATGGCTTATCGGGACGGCTGGAAATATCAGTACGGAAATTATGGCCAATATACGAACGGCGTGCGGTCCACCGACTGTTCCGGCCTGGTCAAGTCGTATCTTTGGTGGCGAGGGAATGACTGCGATCCGGAGCCGAATCTGGTCTCCGTCGCGGGAAGCTCCCAGTCAATGCTCTCATCGGCAAAGGTGAAGGGGACCATTCGTTTGTCGGATTCTTCCACACTCCCCCGGATTCATGGCCTGATCCTCTACAGTCCGGGCCATGTCGGAATTTACGTTGGAGGAAATAAATCGGTGGACAACCGTTGCACCGGCGAGAATGTCAAATATGGCGACGTCATCGGCGGCAATTATCACTGGACAACGTGGTTCAAGCTTCCGCAGGTCAGTTACCCTGAGAATGGTTTTGTGACCTTTGATGGAAATCAGTATTATTATGAAAACGGCCAGTATGTCGTTGACACGTCGCGGACGATTGACGGAGTTACATATACCTTTGATCATAATGGCGTGATGTCTTCTTCCAATTAATGCAACGGGCATGAACAAAGCATTCAGGGGACAGTGAAAACTGTCCCCTGAATGCTTTGTGTCCATTGATGGGATCCCAGCCGGTTCGCCTTGGACCCACTGCCTTGAGAAAGAAGGAAAAGTACTTTACAGCTCAATTTCTATCTCGTATGTTTTTAACCAGTAGTTAATCTGCAGCAGATAGGCCATCATTTGCGGCCCCGCCATCAGCTGCCCGAACCAGGGTCTTCCGTAATCGGACTTTTCAGCAAGCATCCGCTCTACGGCCGCTGGATTTACCAGCGTGTTGAGGGGCTCCTCCCTGTCTTTCATGACGAGGTCCAGCCTGCGGCGAAGAATGCGCTCATAGGCCGGATTATGCGTTTTGGGGTAAGGGCTTTTCCGGCGCATCCGCACGTCCTCCGGCAGCCAGGGGCGGGCGGCGTCCCGCAGCAGTCCCTTGACGACCCCGTCCGGGCATTTGTAACTCCAGGGAGCGTTGAACACATATTCCACAATCCGGTGGTCCGCGTAGGGAACGCGGACTTCCAGGCCGCTTGCCATGCTCATCCGGTCTTTGCGGTCCCATAAAGGAAAAATTTGCTAAGTAAGTAAAAATTTTACAAATTATCCGTGCGAGGATTGCCACCAGTCCCGGTGTTCGGATTTATAGAACCAAGCAAACCGTAAAATCCTGTCATGCTAGTATAGCTCTGAAAGGCAGGAACATCAAGTGGATGCGAAAGAATCACCGGATGAGAATTTTCTGCAATATTATGTTTTTGCCTTTCTGCCGTTACGATTCGTAAATTGCGACCCAGTGGATTCCCCACCTTAAATCCGACGAGGAAACTTCATTCGTGATGATCACGCTGAACCCCGTCGCGCTGATGCTTTTGATGTTGCAGTAGCCGAAGCCGTTGGTGTTGAGTGAGATCAGGACATACGGAACCTCGGGCAGAGTCGCTCCGAAACTGATATTGATTTCCGGGGAGTAGTAAATCGAGCCGTACGCCGTCTGCGTGGCCGCCGTGCCGGCAGCCGAACCCCTCAAAAGGCGCAGGCCTCCCACGGCGTCGGCGCTCGGATGATAGGTGTCGCTGTAAGCCTTGGAGCCGGAGATGTAAACGTCGCCGCCCACGTCCAGCGCCCCGTTCTCCGGAATTTTGTTGACGCCCACCTGCCCGTCGCGGATCGAAAAAGCCGGCTTTGCCGTGGGCAGCAGGGCCGGCACTATGGTGGAGGCGTAGTAATCGGACGCAACGATCTCAAAATTGAACGACGAGTCGATATCGAAGTCCCCGATGTTTTCATTGAACGAAAAGGAGCCGCCGTCCAAGGTAGGCGAGATCGGGACATAATCGCTCCACGTTCCGGAGGAGGTCGTTTTGTACCGGAATTTTAAGGAATATTGGCTCTTTGCCGCCATGTAGGCTGCGTAGGTTCCGGCGCAGGCCAGAATGGTCCCGGCTTCGATGTCGTTCACGCGGGCAAGCGATACGGAAGAAATCGCCGGCGGGGAATAGGGGATCGTCGTGAGCGCGGCGCTCTGCTGAACCGTGTTGCCCCGGCTGTCGACGACGGTCACGGTCAGGCTGTCGTCTGCGGATACGGTGCCGAAGCTGATCACATTCGAACTGCTCGTCACCGTCTTGGAGCCGTACTGTACCCGGTAGCCTGAGACCGCCGCATAATTCTGCGCCGCCGCGCCGGTCACGGTCACCCGGAGGTTCGATTTTGTCCGGACGATCTGCGAAGCGTCGCCGGTCAGCGCAACCGTGCCGGAATCCACATCCTCATAAGAAAAGCCGGTGAACGACGGGTTGCTGTTCGCGACGCGGGCGGTGATGGAAAGCTCCGTATACCCAACCACGTCACCGTCCGTATCGTAGGTATACAGGCGAAGCGTGCCGGTCCCGGTGTTCGTGTTTGGTATCTGCTGGTACATGGCGTCTGCCCAGCCTGACGTATTCCAAACGTAGCTGTCGGTGATGTCGTAGCTGAGTGTTGCGGCATAGCTCCCGAAATACAGGTTGACCGCGTGCGTGAACGAAGTGCTTTTCCGGTTCGTGTAGATCGTGATGGAGCCGCCGATGTTGAACGAGCCGGAGGAAGCCGTGATCCGGCTTGCCCTCGGGATCGTCGCCAGCGTGATGTTCCGGGAAACGCTGAGGTTTTCCAGCTTCGAGGTAACGCTCGAATGGAAATATCCGGTGATGTTGACGATCTTGGTGCCGTCGGCGTTGTGCGGAACGGTCACGGTCACCGTGCTGCCGATGTGTACCCAGCTTGACCCGATCGTAAATCCGGAGGTATACGTCATGGCCCGTGAGCCGTTGATGTTGATATAGGCAAGGCAGGAATCGTCGTAAGACGGGCCGTAGCTGTCGCGGTGGACGTACAGTGAAGCGGTAACCGACGACGTATTGGCGGAAATGTTCTGCGTGTAGGAATACACGACCTTGACCTGCGAGCCGTTTTTCAAGGCGCTGATGATTTCAGGCATTTTGACGATCCCCCTATATCACAACAAAGTCCACGCCGACCCCGGCCCGCACGATTTCTTTGACGCTGCCGACGGTTAGGTCGTCCTCGATGATGGTTTTCTGCAGTCGCGTGCCGTCCGGCGCGACGTTGATGCGGAGATCGTCACCGCGATAGATTTCAAAGGCCGACGTGGAGATGTGCGCCCTCATGTCGGTCGTGTTGCTCCCGATCGTCAGGCCGGTGCCGTCCGCGATGAAATTCGTCGTGTAAAGCTCCTCGTCGGACTGCACCCACGGCGCGACGTTCGTGCCTTCGGAAACGATCAGGTCGGACGCGAGGATTTCAACGGAAGCTGTCATTTTTATGGTGCAGACCGTATCAAGGGAATTGAACTGGAACGTGACGAACGTCCAGTCCGTGCCGGTGTCGGTATTGTCGTACAGAACGGCTTCGGCGCTGTTCTGCGTAATGCTTACTGTTACTGTTCCGCCGGAACCGGAGGACCGGAAGAGCAGAGACACCGTGTGCGCCGCGTTGAATTTCAGGGGGAACTCCTGCGAGATGGCACTGTCCGCCGCCATGAGGAAAGCGGAGTTGCTGAGCGTGTTGTTTGAGGTATCCGTGTTGGAAACGGTAGTGACTGTTCCGGTTGTGCTCCAGAAAGTCAGCCCGTTCCGGCCCGCCGAATTCTTCAGCAGATTCCGGTAGCCGGTCCGGCTGATCGAAAGCGACAAACCGTCTACGGTCTGCTGCATCGTGGTCAGCCGGGTATCAACGTCTGAAAACTGTGCGTCATTTTCCGAAACATATCCGTCGAATGTGCTGCTTTCGACTTTTGTCTGAATCGAGGAATCGTGCTGCTCGATGGTCGATTCCGCGTTGGAGAGCCGGAGCGCGATGCCGTCCTCGGTATTGGAAATCTGGTTGTCGATGCTGGAGACGGTGGTCTGCAGGCCGCCGACGTCTGTTTGGATGGTGGTGAGCGTCGAATTGATCGTCGTGATTTCTCCGGCGTTGGAATTGACGCCGTTCTGCGCGGTGTCGGCCAGCGCCTTGAGCTTTGCGGTGACCGCCTGTACCAGTGTGTTCCGGGCGGCGTAATACTCCGCAAATTTCTGCCGGTACTGCTCGCCGCTGATGTCGGTGGTAATATCCCGGTGTTCATCGTCCAGCCAGAGAGGCAGACCGTCCGTGTAGAGCGCGCCGCCGTTCAGATAGTTCGACAGGAGTTGGAACGCGTCGTTGTAATCGGAAAGCTCGGCTGAAATGCCGAGCGCCGCCGCCTGCGTGCCGAGGGCTTCCTTCTCGTTTGCGAAGGCGCTCCACTCCCGCAGGGCGGCGCTTTTTTCGCTCGGGGTCAGCTTGCCGTCGCTGTTGATGTCATCAATGCTGCCTGTGACGGCAGATACCGTCTGATTTGTAACCGTGATCTCCTGCTTCACCTCGCTGATCTGCCGGGAAGCGGAGTTGATGGAATTGACAACGGAAATGCGCTTTTCTCCGATGGTCAGCGTTTCGAACCGGTCGGTCAGGCAGTCGTAGGAAACCGCGCACACCCGGAGCTTCACGCTGACGCCGAACGGCGCGTAGTCGACCGTCACGTCGTCGCCTAGGTTCACCGTCAGCAGGGATTTGTATTTTTCATACCCGGAGATGTCTTTCCAGTCCATGAAATCCACGGAGAGGGAGAGCGTCGGGATATCGGCCCCGGCGAGGTACCGGTCGGCTACAAACTGCCGCATGGCGTCGTAACAGGAGTCGGTTGTCGGATACGGGACCGCGCCGTCAACATCCTTGCCGACCTGGT
This window contains:
- a CDS encoding UDP-N-acetylmuramoyl-tripeptide--D-alanyl-D-alanine ligase, whose protein sequence is MKMTVSEIVSACGGRLLCGDPGTEVTSVSTDSRNIAPGALFVPIRGERVNAHEFIPAVLRAGAAAVLTQEHQAARGPGAWIAAGDTRDALQRIAAEYRKRFSLPVVGITGSVGKTSTKEMVALALSAKMDVMKTSGNNNSQVGVPLTIFRLSETYDAAVVEMGMSEFGEMSRIAQVAAPDYAVMTNIGVSHIQQLGSRQNILAEKLHITDCFHQGSVLFLNGDDAMLHELAGTLPFETVLFGTGTDCAFRAERVESAGESTRFFYLAPNGERGEAVIPIIGAHHVLNALAGLAVAQRLGVPLSAAAAALSGYQAPAMRQQIRRTGNGVTVIDDSYNSSPDAAKSSLGVLKSFRGGKRVAVLADMLELGNYSSEAHADVGAFAANSEVDLLITVGTRAGAMAGGARSVRPDMDCRVCENNRQACEILKSLLKPGDAVLVKGSRSMHTEEIVSFLLY
- a CDS encoding DUF859 family phage minor structural protein produces the protein MPEIISALKNGSQVKVVYSYTQNISANTSSVTASLYVHRDSYGPSYDDSCLAYININGSRAMTYTSGFTIGSSWVHIGSTVTVTVPHNADGTKIVNITGYFHSSVTSKLENLSVSRNITLATIPRASRITASSGSFNIGGSITIYTNRKSTSFTHAVNLYFGSYAATLSYDITDSYVWNTSGWADAMYQQIPNTNTGTGTLRLYTYDTDGDVVGYTELSITARVANSNPSFTGFSYEDVDSGTVALTGDASQIVRTKSNLRVTVTGAAAQNYAAVSGYRVQYGSKTVTSSSNVISFGTVSADDSLTVTVVDSRGNTVQQSAALTTIPYSPPAISSVSLARVNDIEAGTILACAGTYAAYMAAKSQYSLKFRYKTTSSGTWSDYVPISPTLDGGSFSFNENIGDFDIDSSFNFEIVASDYYASTIVPALLPTAKPAFSIRDGQVGVNKIPENGALDVGGDVYISGSKAYSDTYHPSADAVGGLRLLRGSAAGTAATQTAYGSIYYSPEINISFGATLPEVPYVLISLNTNGFGYCNIKSISATGFSVIITNEVSSSDLRWGIHWVAIYES
- a CDS encoding asparagine synthase-related protein, encoding MSMASGLEVRVPYADHRIVEYVFNAPWSYKCPDGVVKGLLRDAARPWLPEDVRMRRKSPYPKTHNPAYERILRRRLDLVMKDREEPLNTLVNPAAVERMLAEKSDYGRPWFGQLMAGPQMMAYLLQINYWLKTYEIEIEL
- a CDS encoding UDP-N-acetylmuramoyl-L-alanyl-D-glutamate--2,6-diaminopimelate ligase, giving the protein MLLTELIRDLDCTCSGRTEIEITDVVYDSRKVTEGSLFICLCGSSVDSHQFAGAAVQSGAAAVVAQRPVEAGGASVVLVKDTRRAMALISAAWFGYPAREMTMVGITGTKGKTTVSYMVRSILEDAGIKTGVIGTIGTVIGDRVIKTENTTPESFEIQSYLRQMADEGCKAAVMEASSIGLRDHRVSGITFDYGIFTNFSPDHIGGNEHRDVREYMSCKRLLFRMCKTGVINRDDENWHGIVEGHTCELETYGFSPDAELQARNEELVSRPGFLGVRFDLSGRLDLSGVEVGVPGRFSVYNALAAVAVCLHFPVTERNIREGLEKVKVRGRVEPVEVPGGYTLLIDYAHNALAMRNILETLREYKPNRLICMFGAGGNRARSRRFEMGEESGRLSDLSVLTADNSRDEDVMDIIADIRTGIDRTGGKYVVIPDRKQAIKYCMENARDGDIVVLAGKGHEDYQEIKGVKYHLDEREVISDILAGKL
- a CDS encoding phage tail spike protein, whose translation is MILVYDSNAREFDNNGLGTVAPISCVVSEEINGAFELELTHPVDSFGKWKRLRKNNIVRADTHRGAQAFRIYRVVKDAVDGTVMVNARHIFYDLLANFVEDVRPTGKTGAEAGQQILDGCQYLTPFTFSSDITHTSTAYYIRQSPARALLGDADQAFISRWGGEIVRDNYNIAVNTRIGADNGVRIAYRKNLAGLEFQEDASGVATRILPTALTGDNQVLLLPEKYIDSPRIADYPFPVIAAMDTGYQVGKDVDGAVPYPTTDSCYDAMRQFVADRYLAGADIPTLSLSVDFMDWKDISGYEKYKSLLTVNLGDDVTVDYAPFGVSVKLRVCAVSYDCLTDRFETLTIGEKRISVVNSINSASRQISEVKQEITVTNQTVSAVTGSIDDINSDGKLTPSEKSAALREWSAFANEKEALGTQAAALGISAELSDYNDAFQLLSNYLNGGALYTDGLPLWLDDEHRDITTDISGEQYRQKFAEYYAARNTLVQAVTAKLKALADTAQNGVNSNAGEITTINSTLTTIQTDVGGLQTTVSSIDNQISNTEDGIALRLSNAESTIEQHDSSIQTKVESSTFDGYVSENDAQFSDVDTRLTTMQQTVDGLSLSISRTGYRNLLKNSAGRNGLTFWSTTGTVTTVSNTDTSNNTLSNSAFLMAADSAISQEFPLKFNAAHTVSLLFRSSGSGGTVTVSITQNSAEAVLYDNTDTGTDWTFVTFQFNSLDTVCTIKMTASVEILASDLIVSEGTNVAPWVQSDEELYTTNFIADGTGLTIGSNTTDMRAHISTSAFEIYRGDDLRINVAPDGTRLQKTIIEDDLTVGSVKEIVRAGVGVDFVVI